In the Desulfitobacterium hafniense DCB-2 genome, ATTATGTGCTGCTTCTGCAAGAAGCTGATTCCATTGCTTGACATTTCCACGAACAACCAATCGTTTGTTATTTTCATCAAGCTGATTAAAGGCATCTTGAACTTCCTGGCGCCGTGTCTGTATGGCAAAATAAGTTTGGCCCAAAGCAATTATTTGTTTTCGCGGATCGCCGTTTTGAACAATCAAATAACCTGCATATCGCGTCAGCTCATAATCAATTGTTTTTCTTCTTCCACCCTTGCCTATTTCTATCATTTTGTTGACCTCAACAAAATGATCTGAAACCGCAAAACCACTGTTCCTACAGGCAAGTATGGCTCGGTCAATAACCTTCTGGAAATTACGCCATTCAGTATAATCTAAGACCTTTGCAAGCTCGCGGGCATACCAAAATTCACTTCCGCTTTCCCGAATATGTTTAATGCTTTCAAATGATTTGTATTCCTCAGCATTTAAGTCCGACATATTCAATCCTCCGTACTATAAAATAAATTACCTCTGTCACGAAGTAATTTGATTACCTAAGATTTTAAACCAGTCGAATTCGAGAGGTTTAAAAATCGTCTGAAAATTTATCGACTTAGATTTATTATACCAGAATATACCTTTATTCGCCAATCCGTTATTCTACCCAACCAACTTCCCCTTTCCTCTACATGAACAAGGTGGTACAGTTTGGGCCGGATACGAAGTATATTCCCGTTTTGATGTACGGTTCCTCACAGCATTCTTTGGAATTATCCTGAGACTTTCTCTTGCCCCGATGGTCTCTTAATGATTCAACTCCGTAAGCTTCATATTTAAGGGTAAAGTTACGTGCCTGTTGATAGGATACTTGATATTTTTCAGATGTTTCTACGTAATTATGATCATGTGCAATACAGTACTGCACGCTTTCTACCCGTTCATCAAACGTGGTTTTTCTTCCTTTGGTCATGATGGCGCTTCCTCCTGTTCCAGAAGACTTTAGTCCTTCATGACCATTATACTTTTTTATCCACCCTCTAAGTTGAGTTTCTGACCTGATTTCTATAAACGAGCATTTTTCATAACAAATATTTACAGAGGAGGGATTAGACTTCCCCCTATGCAGCTTTAAGACGTTTTAAAACATCTTCCAAAGGCACTCCATTTCTACTACACTCATAAATCCATCGAATGTATTGCCCTTTTACCTCTTTTCGGACTTTCCGCAATCCTTCACCAAAGAGCAGCGGCTTCCCTAAACCCATGGTGCAGTACAAATGAGTGAAAGAAAGTAGAGCCCAGAATCTTTCGATGGAACGGATTGAGCGTACTTGGTAGCCGTTAAAACCAAGATTTCCCTTGGCTTGCCGAAAGAAGATCTCAATGGGCCATCTCTTACTGTAGTAAGCCAAAATAGTTTGTGTTTCTAATGAAACATCGGTGCACAAAAAGGCATGCAAGGCTTTAGACACCTGAAAAGCATCTTTAGGCCAACAAAACAGCACTACGGCATTCTCAATATCGTTTAGAGCCCCTTCATAGCGATAAACCCAGTAGGATGAACCGTTCACGGTCACAAGGTGAACTTCCTTTGGGTTCACATAGGAGGCAAAGGTATCGAGACGAACACGAATCCCTTGGGGATAGAGAATGCGGTTGGTTTTAAGAGCTCCAATCAGCTGGTATCCTCGTGCAGCATAGGTGTTAATCAGCTTGGCGCAGGTATACCAAGAATCAACCAAGGCATAGCCTGACTTAGGGGGAATCGGCATGGTTTTAGCCAATTCACAAGCGTCATCAATTTTGCTTAGCTTGGTTTTATCGTATTGATGAACATCATGAATGAGCGAGTGGTCACCGCATTGAACAAGGGTTGCTTGAACCTGATGCCCCCAAACACTCTTACCCTCTAAGTGCGAAAAATGGAAATCTGCTTGCTCGATGGGACGTTGTGCCTGTGACGAAGGTTTCGTCTTATTGCAAACAGTATCATCATGAATCACAAAGATGGGCTGCTCCGTCTTTTGGGAGTGGGCTACGACAAATTGAAGAGATTCCTGTTTAACAATTTTCTGGATATAAGATTCATCCCATACCCCATGAGAGAGGAAATGACCAATAGAGGTTCGATGAACCGAACTCCACTCCGCGATGTCGACTATCTTACCACGATATCCTTTAGCCGTGGCCGCTACAATAAATTCTTGAATATGTCGTAAAACAGGCTTTGAGAAATATAAGGGCAGTCGATGGCTTTTAAAGAAATTGAACATTGCTTCGTTTTTTGGTAAGATAGTGCTATGAGACATTGGCTTCCTCCTTGGGATGGATTGGTTGTGGTAGACTTATTTTATACCACAGAAGGAAGCAGAGTGTCTCTTTTTTATTTTTGGAAAAACAATGGAAGCATTTTTGCTCATTTATAGCTGATTTTATATTTTTTCAGTATTTCAGGAGCTGTAAGTTTTCCAGATAGGTAATCATTAACAGCCGCCTGCTTTAATTCAGATGAATAATGACGTGCCTTGCTGCCTGTTCTTAATCCTTCAAATCCAAAGGCATTGTATAAGCGAATCCAACCTTTAAGCTCTCCTTGGCTCATTCCGTATATGCGACATAATTCCCGAAAACCATGAGTGTTATTGAGATATTCAATAATAATTTTCTCTTTTTCTGAATAGGAGTATTTGTGTTTAAACGCCATTAAAAATATGCTCCCCCCTATGTGACAAGTTTTTATTATTTCACTTGTCTACCTAGAAGGGAGCATATCATTTCTCATAAACGTTTTGCGACACCCCGTTTTTTACGTTTTCACTTAAGCACCTTGACCATGAGCTTCCGCTCTTCCGCAAAACCAAGGCTCTGATATAATTTTACGGCCTGGACGTTATGAGAACTAACTGCTAAACCAAGATATTCAATCCCTTGCTCCCGGCAATAGGTTTCTGCGGCCTCCATCAGAACCCTGCCGATGCCATGGTTGCGATAGTCTTCGAGAACCGCAATATCCATAACCCATCCTTGAGGTAATCCCGTCAGCTCTTCCACAGCATTGGGATAAAGAACTAAAAAGCCTGCCGGCTTTTCTTGCTCCATCTCAGCAATAAACACCTTGGAGCCGCTTTGATTGATCCATGTCCAGAAGTTTTTCAGCATCTTGATCCGATACTTCATGGTCTCTTCCATGGGCTGCTGACGCCATGGTGAAATATTCACCGGAATAACCCTCTTGGCTAGTTCATACATAAATGGCCAGTCCTTTACCGTTCCCTGGCGAATGAGCATACCATCACCCCTTGGGATAATTTACGCTCCTCCGGGAAGAGATGCTCCTGTTCTGCTAACGAAAATTTACCCATATAATTTATGGATGCCTCGAAGAGATTCCTTAAGCGGACAGATGTAGACTCTATAGACTCTATAAAAGAAAGGAGAGGCCGCGATCTTGACCATTCTCCTTGCCTTAACCCTGGGGCTTGCCTTTCTCCTTTATGGTATGCATATTCTGCGGTATGGGCTTCAAGCCTTTGCCGGAGACACCTTCCGCAATCTCCTCTATCAAATGACCGCCACCCCCTGGCGGGGCTTCTGGAGCGGAACCCTGGCGACAGCTGTACTCCAATCCAGCACGGCACTGACCGTTATGGCCGTCTCTTTTGTCGATTCCGGCCTTATTTCCTTTCGCAACGCTTTAGGGCTGATCTTAGGCAGCAATATAGGTACGACCGTGACCACCCAACTGCTGGCCCTGCCCCTGGAACCGATGATTCCCTACGCCCTTTTAATAGGTGGATTAGGCTACCTTTTTTTCCCCCAGCGCTGGCGCTATCTGGCCCTTTCCTGCCTGGGTTTAAGTTTTCTCTTTCTTGCCTTAAACCTTTTGGAAAGCGGTATGGCTCCTTTGGTTGAGGTAGATTGGGTGCAGGAATTACTCCATCAACTGGGAGATCATCATTTCCAGGGGATCATCGCCGGCACTCTGCTTTCTGCCGTCCTCCACTCCTCAGCCGCTACCACGGGAATCGTCATGATTCTCGCTTCTGACGGTTGTATTACCCTGCCTACAGCCATCGCCTTTATCTTCGGAGCCAATATCGGCACCTGCTTTACAGCCGTCATAGCCTCATTGGCCACTAACCGGGCGGCCCAGCGGGTAGCCCTCTTCCACGTCCTTTTAAACCTCTTCGGTGCACTTATTTTCTTTCCCTTCCTAACGCCACTCGCTCTTTTCCTGCAATGGATCGGGGGGCCTGTCAGTCTTCAGGTTGCCAATGCTCATACCCTTTTCAATGTGCTGTCCTCTCTCATTGCCATGCCTTTTCTGCCTCTGGCGGCCCGGCTTTTGGAGCGGATACGCTGAGCCGGCTTCTTTTTGCAGGTATCTCAGACAGCATGGGGAGGGCTCTGCAGGTAAGTCTCCAGGATTTTACTTTACATCGGTCGCTCCATAAGCTGCGCGGACAAAACTAACGCTCAAGCTCTCCGCTCCGAAAGGTGCACCTGCGCCGCTAAGTCATTCTCTGTGACGTGGCGGCTTGGGCGAAACCCTCGTCCGGGTTTCGTGGCTAAATCGGCTCCTCGAAAGCACTGCTTTCGCACTTGTTCTCATAGCCAGTTGGAAACGTCCTGTTTCCAACCTTTCTCCGCTGCGTGCTTTTCGCGAAGTTTTGTTTCCGCTCGCTTAAATTCGCTTCCCTTCTGTAAAGCAAAATCCTTGGGCTGCTTTTCAAGCCTGTGCATGCTGGGCGTTGCAAGAACGCGGGATAAACCGCCTTGTCGGGGCCGTCTTTACTGACGCCGCTGGAGGCGCAAGGGCAACGGCGTCGGTTGACATCGTAAAAATCTAGGATAATATAATGCCTACTTTATATTATCCTAGATTTTTACGAGGATGTAGCGTGAACCTATATAAAAAGACTCCCTTGAACGAAAATTCCTGCCTCAGCATCACGTAGCTTGTAATTCCCTCCCAATACCTCTATAATGGATACAGGTGGAAATTAAAAGGCCGCCGCGGCCCGAAAGTGGTGGAACACTTCCAGGCACGCGCAAGGTGTGTGCACACCTACACGTAACAGCAAGCTGTCCGCGACGACAGATCCATTATACAATGCCCTTCGCTCCAGTACAACAGTACGGGCGGCCAGGGGGTATAATCGGACTGCCGCTCAGGGGAGTGCTGATTGTGTGCGACTTGAGAGCAGTAAACATGAGACAGTATGAATTCAGGCGCATGTGTAGGGATAAACCCTTGCATGCGTCTTTTAATTTCCCCTGATCACGCCGGGCTGCCGGAAACGGACCCTTGAGTGGGGTCCGGTCCGGTG is a window encoding:
- a CDS encoding GNAT family N-acetyltransferase; this encodes MLIRQGTVKDWPFMYELAKRVIPVNISPWRQQPMEETMKYRIKMLKNFWTWINQSGSKVFIAEMEQEKPAGFLVLYPNAVEELTGLPQGWVMDIAVLEDYRNHGIGRVLMEAAETYCREQGIEYLGLAVSSHNVQAVKLYQSLGFAEERKLMVKVLK
- a CDS encoding helix-turn-helix domain-containing protein, with the protein product MAFKHKYSYSEKEKIIIEYLNNTHGFRELCRIYGMSQGELKGWIRLYNAFGFEGLRTGSKARHYSSELKQAAVNDYLSGKLTAPEILKKYKISYK
- a CDS encoding helix-turn-helix domain-containing protein, which translates into the protein MTKGRKTTFDERVESVQYCIAHDHNYVETSEKYQVSYQQARNFTLKYEAYGVESLRDHRGKRKSQDNSKECCEEPYIKTGIYFVSGPNCTTLFM
- a CDS encoding IS701-like element ISDha16 family transposase translates to MSHSTILPKNEAMFNFFKSHRLPLYFSKPVLRHIQEFIVAATAKGYRGKIVDIAEWSSVHRTSIGHFLSHGVWDESYIQKIVKQESLQFVVAHSQKTEQPIFVIHDDTVCNKTKPSSQAQRPIEQADFHFSHLEGKSVWGHQVQATLVQCGDHSLIHDVHQYDKTKLSKIDDACELAKTMPIPPKSGYALVDSWYTCAKLINTYAARGYQLIGALKTNRILYPQGIRVRLDTFASYVNPKEVHLVTVNGSSYWVYRYEGALNDIENAVVLFCWPKDAFQVSKALHAFLCTDVSLETQTILAYYSKRWPIEIFFRQAKGNLGFNGYQVRSIRSIERFWALLSFTHLYCTMGLGKPLLFGEGLRKVRKEVKGQYIRWIYECSRNGVPLEDVLKRLKAA
- the dinD gene encoding DNA damage-inducible protein D, whose product is MSDLNAEEYKSFESIKHIRESGSEFWYARELAKVLDYTEWRNFQKVIDRAILACRNSGFAVSDHFVEVNKMIEIGKGGRRKTIDYELTRYAGYLIVQNGDPRKQIIALGQTYFAIQTRRQEVQDAFNQLDENNKRLVVRGNVKQWNQLLAEAAHNAGVLTDEEFAIFQNAGYMGLYGGMTVSDIHTKKDLKKNEKILDYMGSTELIANLFRISQTEEKLKRDEVSTAVDANNTHYEVADKIRKAIIEMGATLPEDLPVPDKSIQTIEREEIRKLRNSKKKLMLDE
- a CDS encoding Na/Pi cotransporter family protein yields the protein MTILLALTLGLAFLLYGMHILRYGLQAFAGDTFRNLLYQMTATPWRGFWSGTLATAVLQSSTALTVMAVSFVDSGLISFRNALGLILGSNIGTTVTTQLLALPLEPMIPYALLIGGLGYLFFPQRWRYLALSCLGLSFLFLALNLLESGMAPLVEVDWVQELLHQLGDHHFQGIIAGTLLSAVLHSSAATTGIVMILASDGCITLPTAIAFIFGANIGTCFTAVIASLATNRAAQRVALFHVLLNLFGALIFFPFLTPLALFLQWIGGPVSLQVANAHTLFNVLSSLIAMPFLPLAARLLERIR